A portion of the Halobacterium hubeiense genome contains these proteins:
- a CDS encoding zinc ribbon domain-containing protein, whose amino-acid sequence MTHLTEQFHIPREYHAACSRILELGQRHLRRLLKEEYWRDRHLEAIQSRDSNDHTYVRDDEYEPFEDTDAYLYNRFKRCIYHRVTRILKAHREKYRAFRFIIDTVEERKIRRVGWQQLRSRLFDSGDSPYIQWSNIETVVEQLNNHYDRHGRFPEAYTDLVDCPQPDDTVPFGPDSRGDVHDVQVTDGDVMVTLKAPDSLSPNSYSDWIEHEIRFPAHQRFNEMLEAGELKAPTLHSSEHGYTLDVPVDIPETPVDTTSDRVLAVDLGVKKQATAVVLEGSEDRKEESQIAPPNFVDHHAKDKLFRVKADAEGIDSRLAELRQQGKSHTEQFAHLLNEYRRTRRKERRLRDQIQHDVANQLVWLAAVHECETIVLESLGQFEAEETGGVTAWSISTWAHGKLLELLRYKGDLLGLDVETVNPWGTSRYCPRCGERGKTVKSPTDHTELRNGGHFYCPSCEYECDRDVVGAVNVGRKHLSGSRMETANPCVYTARGNHASFPSRRTCERVRSDAGTEEPEPVSVPGVQSAASSEQDPASGRQTRLSEYRSSSLSTIRSRAEGGLQQNQSRKTGLRCPSGSITRQCLLASTTDSHEMLPNPAEN is encoded by the coding sequence ATGACCCACCTCACTGAACAATTCCATATTCCCCGAGAGTATCACGCCGCCTGTTCCCGAATCCTAGAGCTCGGGCAACGCCATCTCCGTCGATTGCTCAAGGAGGAATACTGGCGAGACAGGCACCTCGAAGCGATTCAGTCCCGCGATAGCAACGACCACACCTACGTCCGAGACGACGAGTACGAGCCGTTCGAGGACACAGACGCATACCTCTACAACCGATTCAAGCGATGTATCTACCATCGTGTTACTCGGATTCTAAAAGCTCATCGTGAGAAGTACCGTGCCTTCCGATTCATCATCGACACTGTCGAGGAACGCAAAATCAGGCGGGTTGGATGGCAGCAGCTTCGAAGCCGCCTATTCGATAGTGGCGACTCACCGTACATTCAGTGGAGCAATATCGAAACCGTCGTCGAGCAGCTAAACAATCATTACGACCGGCATGGCCGATTTCCTGAAGCATACACGGACCTCGTCGACTGTCCCCAGCCCGACGACACGGTTCCCTTCGGCCCGGACAGCCGTGGAGACGTCCACGATGTCCAAGTCACGGACGGAGACGTCATGGTGACGCTGAAGGCGCCGGATTCGCTATCGCCCAACTCGTATTCCGACTGGATAGAGCACGAAATACGGTTCCCAGCCCACCAACGGTTCAACGAGATGCTTGAGGCAGGGGAGCTGAAAGCGCCGACACTGCATTCCTCCGAACACGGCTATACGCTGGACGTGCCAGTGGATATTCCCGAGACCCCCGTTGACACCACTTCCGACCGTGTTCTCGCTGTGGACCTCGGCGTGAAAAAGCAGGCGACTGCGGTTGTGCTGGAAGGGTCTGAAGACAGGAAGGAGGAATCCCAGATCGCGCCACCCAACTTCGTCGACCACCACGCGAAGGACAAACTGTTTCGAGTGAAAGCCGACGCCGAGGGCATAGACAGCCGCCTTGCCGAACTCCGCCAACAGGGCAAGAGCCATACCGAGCAGTTCGCTCACCTCCTCAACGAATATCGCCGGACGCGACGGAAGGAGCGACGTCTCCGCGACCAGATCCAGCACGATGTAGCAAATCAGCTGGTGTGGCTCGCGGCCGTTCACGAGTGCGAGACGATCGTCCTCGAGTCGCTAGGGCAGTTTGAGGCCGAAGAGACGGGTGGTGTCACGGCATGGAGCATCTCGACGTGGGCCCATGGGAAGTTACTTGAGCTGCTTCGGTACAAGGGTGACCTCCTCGGGCTCGACGTCGAGACGGTGAATCCCTGGGGGACATCACGCTACTGTCCGCGATGTGGCGAACGCGGCAAGACCGTGAAGTCCCCGACCGATCACACCGAGTTACGCAACGGCGGCCACTTCTACTGTCCCAGCTGTGAGTATGAGTGCGACCGAGATGTGGTCGGCGCGGTCAACGTCGGACGAAAACACCTCTCTGGGAGTCGGATGGAAACGGCGAATCCCTGTGTCTACACGGCGCGGGGAAATCACGCCAGCTTTCCATCACGCCGCACCTGCGAGCGTGTCCGTTCTGATGCCGGCACGGAGGAACCAGAACCCGTGTCGGTGCCTGGCGTTCAGTCCGCGGCCAGCAGTGAACAGGATCCGGCGAGTGGCCGTCAGACCCGATTGTCCGAGTACCGTTCTTCGTCCCTCAGTACGATACGAAGCCGGGCAGAGGGAGGACTGCAACAAAATCAGAGCAGGAAGACGGGACTGCGGTGTCCCAGCGGGAGCATTACGAGGCAGTGCTTGCTCGCCAGCACGACCGATTCCCATGAGATGCTTCCAAATCCTGCCGAAAATTAG
- a CDS encoding ArsR/SmtB family transcription factor, with translation MSRIFSFSTRENPAEEQLIEIGDDAADPVCEALASDTARDVTAAIYQEPRTASELADDVDTSLQNVQYHLGKLETAGIIMDVGTAHAESGNQMTLYGPTHDPLILVAQSSETKPMSSEQLKDVLGVVGIIGVLSLLAQWIVTRIRATTVEVTFTGPGPEMNQPDPLWGLPAGLVVFAVGLILVAGWAWYRT, from the coding sequence ATGAGCCGAATCTTTTCTTTTTCCACACGTGAAAATCCAGCAGAAGAGCAACTGATTGAGATCGGTGATGATGCCGCCGATCCAGTGTGCGAGGCATTAGCATCTGATACCGCACGTGACGTTACCGCCGCCATCTATCAGGAACCACGAACCGCCTCGGAACTCGCTGATGACGTTGACACCTCACTCCAGAACGTGCAATACCATCTTGGGAAACTGGAGACGGCAGGAATAATTATGGACGTCGGAACTGCGCACGCAGAGTCGGGCAATCAGATGACGCTCTACGGCCCTACGCATGACCCACTGATACTTGTGGCGCAGTCCTCCGAGACGAAGCCGATGTCGAGCGAGCAGCTAAAGGACGTACTGGGTGTCGTCGGCATCATCGGCGTATTGAGTCTCCTCGCCCAGTGGATCGTCACACGCATCCGGGCGACGACTGTCGAAGTAACCTTTACTGGACCCGGTCCGGAGATGAACCAGCCGGACCCCCTTTGGGGGCTCCCGGCTGGTCTCGTCGTATTCGCAGTCGGACTGATTCTAGTTGCTGGCTGGGCCTGGTATCGAACCTAA
- a CDS encoding DUF6735 family protein: protein MGHRALVAYERTGGQYTLHYSHWGAANLKLKHRISAETPFGGDDTDSKWAKQLLTELADGLEAEAVDGYLAGEDRPSTVVEPKPRATGLTFDEIVADHLDYLHHEAFFVVSTTFEVTAYRTLWFGLQYDSETVEQGETVGNGALATVRWYDGEPVGDGHLQGQFAALKDVVGDMLDKGVFTPSTARQYLKRKLAERVGDRQELLIPTGESPFEKASLNHS, encoded by the coding sequence ATGGGACACCGCGCACTCGTTGCGTACGAACGCACAGGCGGACAGTACACGCTCCACTACAGCCACTGGGGCGCAGCGAACCTGAAGCTCAAGCACCGAATCTCGGCTGAGACGCCGTTCGGTGGCGACGACACTGACTCCAAGTGGGCGAAACAGCTGCTGACGGAACTGGCCGATGGCCTCGAGGCAGAAGCCGTCGACGGTTACCTCGCTGGCGAGGATCGGCCGTCGACGGTCGTCGAGCCGAAGCCCCGTGCCACCGGGCTCACCTTCGACGAGATCGTCGCGGACCATCTCGACTACCTCCACCACGAGGCGTTCTTCGTGGTGTCGACGACGTTCGAGGTGACCGCCTATCGGACGCTGTGGTTCGGGCTCCAGTACGACTCGGAGACGGTCGAACAGGGAGAAACAGTCGGGAACGGCGCGCTCGCGACGGTGCGCTGGTACGACGGCGAGCCGGTCGGCGACGGCCACCTGCAGGGCCAGTTCGCGGCCCTCAAAGACGTCGTCGGCGATATGCTCGACAAGGGCGTCTTCACGCCGTCGACGGCGAGACAGTACCTGAAACGGAAGCTGGCCGAGCGAGTTGGAGACCGACAGGAGCTGCTCATTCCGACCGGAGAGTCACCCTTCGAGAAGGCGAGTCTGAACCACTCCTAG
- a CDS encoding DUF7568 family protein, with protein MPPITNWRRESRSPTLAYRNTETGARAVLHRAPDSYRYKWRGAILVDGYPVWSRGYETKDATSFRDKLRERPTPDLSCPECPNNDVRVGEKAADGANVQRWYDCPDCGYEAPSRIVYGRSTP; from the coding sequence ATGCCTCCCATCACCAACTGGCGACGCGAGAGCCGCTCGCCGACGCTTGCGTATCGGAACACCGAGACCGGGGCGCGAGCCGTCCTGCATCGAGCCCCGGATTCCTACCGATACAAATGGCGTGGGGCAATCCTCGTCGACGGCTACCCCGTCTGGTCGCGGGGATATGAGACGAAGGATGCGACGTCGTTCCGTGACAAACTCCGGGAGCGGCCCACGCCGGACCTCAGCTGTCCGGAATGTCCGAACAACGACGTTCGCGTCGGCGAGAAGGCAGCAGACGGGGCGAACGTCCAGCGGTGGTATGACTGCCCCGACTGTGGGTACGAAGCCCCCTCACGCATCGTCTACGGACGGAGTACGCCGTGA
- a CDS encoding DUF2080 family transposase-associated protein produces the protein MANRFQIDGEEVLDGQVKEFGNSAHVTVPKRWRGANVKVVRTSEPTEQDEE, from the coding sequence ATGGCGAATCGGTTTCAAATCGACGGCGAGGAAGTTCTCGACGGCCAAGTCAAGGAGTTCGGGAACAGCGCCCACGTCACCGTCCCCAAACGCTGGCGTGGGGCTAACGTGAAAGTCGTCCGTACCTCAGAACCAACCGAACAAGACGAAGAATGA
- a CDS encoding RNA-guided endonuclease InsQ/TnpB family protein — protein sequence MTDSQALIKTLDFQLDIQSDNESLLYDATLEARSVYNQSIRLAKEGVDWNVIPDRVAEDASLVKNTIQRVVAKALGAMENYYEYDDYNKPSHTKDGTYPLRANYEEGYNLSLTDDGDVAFRISAKPYKHVKGVLDGDDAHLDILKTALESDAWTIGTAEALFRNGNAELHVNVTSSEGTVRDKENSRTVVGVDVNEDNVALTALSKGSVEDTVVIEFPDIKFKRHRYFTMRKRVQNAGKDSIHDTLEGREERFVRDRLHKVSRHIVEWSQQFEKPCIVFEDLKEMRDGLDYGCRMNRRLHRLPFRALQHYTSYKAAFAGIPTAWINPEYTSQCCPMCGHTERSNRHKKRFKCQSCSHQDHADRSASVNIAVKGIEEHQEWTVPALNSLPTVRTVRRQASGAVDAPTVTHDAVRGYQTDGVAGVSD from the coding sequence ATGACTGATTCACAGGCTCTCATCAAGACGCTGGACTTCCAGCTCGACATCCAGAGCGATAATGAGAGCCTGCTGTACGACGCCACCCTCGAAGCGAGGTCGGTATACAACCAATCTATCCGACTCGCCAAGGAAGGTGTGGATTGGAACGTCATTCCCGACCGCGTGGCCGAGGACGCCAGCCTCGTGAAAAACACGATACAGCGCGTCGTCGCCAAAGCACTCGGTGCGATGGAGAACTACTACGAGTATGACGACTACAACAAACCCAGCCACACCAAAGACGGAACGTACCCGCTCCGGGCGAACTACGAGGAGGGGTACAACCTGTCACTCACCGACGACGGCGACGTGGCGTTCCGGATCAGCGCGAAGCCCTACAAGCACGTCAAGGGCGTCCTCGATGGTGACGACGCTCATCTCGACATTCTCAAGACCGCCCTCGAAAGCGATGCATGGACGATTGGGACGGCGGAAGCCCTGTTCCGAAACGGCAACGCCGAGCTGCACGTCAACGTAACTAGCTCCGAGGGGACCGTTCGAGACAAGGAAAATTCACGGACAGTCGTTGGCGTGGATGTCAACGAGGACAATGTGGCGCTGACTGCACTCTCCAAGGGCAGTGTCGAGGACACAGTCGTTATCGAATTTCCGGACATCAAGTTCAAGCGCCACCGCTATTTCACGATGCGGAAGCGCGTGCAGAACGCGGGGAAGGACAGCATCCACGACACGTTGGAAGGACGTGAGGAACGGTTTGTCCGCGACCGACTCCACAAAGTGAGCCGTCATATCGTCGAGTGGAGCCAGCAGTTCGAGAAGCCGTGCATCGTCTTTGAAGACCTCAAAGAGATGCGCGATGGCCTCGACTACGGATGCCGGATGAACCGACGCTTGCACCGCCTCCCGTTCCGCGCGCTTCAGCACTACACGTCCTACAAGGCAGCATTCGCGGGTATTCCGACGGCTTGGATCAATCCCGAATACACGAGCCAATGCTGTCCGATGTGCGGTCATACGGAACGATCGAACCGTCACAAGAAGCGGTTCAAGTGCCAGTCCTGTTCGCATCAAGACCACGCCGACCGGAGTGCAAGCGTGAATATCGCCGTGAAAGGTATCGAAGAGCATCAAGAGTGGACTGTGCCTGCTCTCAACAGCCTTCCCACTGTGCGGACGGTGCGACGGCAGGCATCGGGGGCCGTGGACGCCCCGACCGTGACCCACGACGCCGTTCGAGGCTATCAGACCGATGGCGTCGCGGGAGTGTCCGACTAA
- a CDS encoding DUF7567 family protein, which yields MSLEELDRHSEALFEFLWCPVCGQEVFTHIPFEGVFCKNCNTQVELQESRETRGYEEAVLACFDSTTTWNLHVDEKLRRDLPDGSARVKILGAPGAYKVDWWSPEPGEDWEPVERGEFDDIEEPSEVSHLA from the coding sequence ATGAGCCTCGAAGAACTTGACCGACACAGCGAGGCACTGTTCGAGTTCCTCTGGTGCCCCGTCTGCGGGCAGGAGGTCTTCACTCACATCCCCTTCGAGGGGGTGTTCTGCAAGAACTGCAACACCCAGGTCGAACTCCAGGAATCCCGAGAGACGCGCGGCTACGAGGAGGCCGTGCTCGCCTGCTTCGATTCTACCACGACCTGGAACCTCCACGTCGACGAGAAACTGCGCCGCGACCTGCCTGATGGGTCGGCGCGCGTGAAGATCCTCGGTGCACCGGGCGCCTATAAGGTCGACTGGTGGAGTCCAGAGCCGGGTGAGGACTGGGAACCTGTCGAGCGCGGCGAGTTCGACGACATCGAAGAACCATCAGAGGTGTCGCACCTGGCGTAG
- a CDS encoding restriction endonuclease yields MAVLDNLSGFEFEDVMEDVFRNLGYENVRQADRTADEGRDVIMEEVVDGTRRAIIVECKHTGTVGRPVVQKLHSAIATFDFDGPKRGMVVTTGRFTNPAQEYADRLQQNDDPHPIELLDGEDLREIADEIGLDLYNGRIEILCDETLRPYDPAADVDAPVIEAFRDIENIEAADLPEPHSAVTFRPVVAVTADTNAVFETSVGVIHRINDRTRFVAHAERGQPQVVDEDVATLVTENLHATVDLDAEQFGEVFDDVEERRFGQTQTEYKEWAVERLQQHHTTTVTYTGDNNVTYDKTCEPNRSDISVQSIEPVYLPEVRHTTDLQEYTYPYEYYAAGPSRVTAEDGIHRCVHCDTSGIDETYTFCPNCGAIACSSHIKTERLEGEPVCTGCAVTERFALKTKYFYDEENLEAFREEYAAMPLPEKAIENKWLAGGSVVATLLVVVGLLVIGGII; encoded by the coding sequence ATGGCTGTACTGGACAATCTCTCGGGGTTCGAGTTCGAGGACGTGATGGAGGACGTGTTCCGCAACCTCGGCTACGAGAACGTCCGCCAGGCCGACCGCACGGCTGACGAGGGTCGCGACGTCATCATGGAGGAGGTCGTCGACGGCACGCGGCGCGCGATCATCGTCGAGTGCAAGCACACGGGGACGGTCGGGCGGCCGGTCGTCCAGAAGCTCCACTCCGCCATCGCAACATTCGACTTCGACGGCCCGAAACGCGGAATGGTCGTCACAACCGGCCGGTTTACGAACCCTGCTCAGGAGTACGCCGACCGCCTCCAGCAGAACGACGACCCACATCCAATCGAGCTGCTCGATGGCGAGGACCTCCGGGAGATCGCCGACGAGATCGGCCTCGACCTCTACAACGGTCGCATCGAGATTCTCTGCGACGAGACGCTCCGCCCGTACGACCCTGCCGCCGACGTCGACGCGCCCGTCATCGAGGCGTTCCGTGACATCGAGAACATCGAAGCCGCCGATCTCCCAGAACCGCATTCGGCGGTGACGTTCCGCCCGGTGGTCGCGGTCACCGCGGACACGAACGCCGTCTTCGAGACGTCGGTGGGAGTCATCCACCGGATCAACGACCGGACGCGATTCGTTGCCCACGCCGAACGCGGGCAGCCGCAGGTCGTCGACGAGGACGTCGCGACGCTGGTCACCGAGAACCTCCACGCGACGGTCGATCTCGACGCCGAGCAGTTCGGAGAAGTATTCGACGACGTCGAGGAGCGCCGGTTCGGCCAGACCCAAACGGAGTACAAGGAATGGGCCGTCGAGCGGCTCCAGCAACACCACACGACGACGGTGACCTACACCGGCGACAACAACGTCACGTACGACAAGACCTGCGAGCCGAACCGCTCGGACATCTCCGTCCAATCGATCGAACCAGTGTACCTCCCCGAGGTTCGGCACACGACCGACCTCCAGGAGTACACCTACCCCTATGAGTACTACGCGGCAGGCCCGTCACGGGTAACAGCCGAGGACGGCATCCACCGCTGCGTCCATTGTGACACGAGCGGCATTGATGAGACGTACACGTTCTGTCCGAACTGCGGGGCAATCGCCTGCTCCAGCCACATCAAAACGGAGCGGCTGGAAGGCGAGCCGGTCTGTACGGGCTGTGCGGTGACGGAACGGTTCGCGCTGAAGACGAAGTACTTCTACGACGAGGAGAACCTCGAAGCGTTCCGCGAGGAGTACGCCGCGATGCCGCTTCCCGAGAAGGCGATAGAGAACAAGTGGCTGGCCGGGGGAAGCGTTGTCGCGACGCTGCTGGTCGTCGTCGGCCTACTCGTCATCGGCGGCATCATCTGA
- a CDS encoding DUF6166 domain-containing protein yields the protein MASSESVPVASPGQAHRDAVEYVGFRVDGQAVVLNLSEHRRLSLERSLDLVNHSPSGFEWGYSGSGPAQLACALLLDYYDDEQFAREHYIAFRNQVVSQLECDGAAACWHLPGEEIDAAMATLTDDVVALADGGRPSPTLPENWRAVSRPDRRVFQRADRDHYIVLGDGSDEWLVVLCSQGDRAYPAPLAHRTVVEEADVEQVIRELAEKSNDLIEPPEGEH from the coding sequence ATGGCCAGTTCGGAATCGGTTCCAGTCGCATCGCCAGGTCAGGCTCACCGAGACGCAGTCGAATACGTCGGCTTCCGCGTCGACGGCCAAGCCGTCGTCCTGAACCTCTCGGAGCATCGGCGACTCTCCCTCGAGCGCAGTCTGGACCTCGTCAACCACAGTCCAAGCGGGTTCGAGTGGGGGTATAGTGGTAGCGGGCCCGCCCAGCTCGCGTGCGCGCTCCTCCTCGACTACTACGACGATGAGCAGTTCGCCCGTGAGCACTACATCGCGTTCCGGAATCAGGTGGTCTCACAGCTGGAGTGCGACGGTGCCGCGGCGTGCTGGCACCTCCCCGGCGAGGAGATCGACGCCGCGATGGCGACCCTTACCGACGACGTCGTCGCCCTCGCCGACGGAGGACGGCCGTCACCGACGCTCCCCGAGAACTGGCGAGCCGTCTCTCGCCCTGATCGAAGAGTGTTCCAGCGCGCTGATCGCGACCACTACATCGTACTCGGGGATGGAAGCGACGAGTGGCTGGTCGTGCTCTGCAGCCAGGGCGACCGTGCATATCCTGCCCCGCTCGCGCATCGGACGGTTGTTGAGGAGGCCGACGTGGAACAGGTAATCCGGGAACTCGCCGAAAAGAGCAACGACCTCATCGAACCCCCGGAGGGGGAGCACTGA
- a CDS encoding homing endonuclease associated repeat-containing protein, which yields MGKKLYSDDELLNRLQKFAEELGRPPSQSEMDDSGPHASKTYGNRFGSWNNALEAAGLQTGTNDPNGRPSTPEEDLLTDLKSVADIVGGTPSEREYSNHGKYSVKTYCKRFAGWNAALQAAGFEPNVEMNLSEEALISALQEFAEKLGRPPTVDEMDRSGPYTSDSYKRAFGTWNRALRQAGLEVHSVWNVSEEDLISELNSLAEELGHVPRKDEMRNQGKWSGAVYQERFGSWNEALRAAGFEPNERWRISREELLAELRAVADDLGHPPTTTEMNEHGKFTIDPYQREFGTWRTALQAADPDYLENYRQSDTETVPFGSNWPQIREEIITRDNESCLRCGMGREAHREKFGRDLPVHHRIPRRRFYNDPDQSVDDADVPSNLLTLCIPCHRRLERLPVQPVVD from the coding sequence ATGGGCAAGAAGCTGTACTCAGACGATGAACTCCTCAATCGGCTCCAGAAATTCGCTGAAGAACTCGGTCGTCCCCCATCGCAGAGTGAGATGGACGATTCAGGACCTCATGCTTCGAAGACGTACGGGAATCGGTTCGGGTCGTGGAATAACGCACTCGAGGCTGCCGGACTTCAAACCGGAACGAACGATCCAAACGGACGACCATCAACGCCCGAAGAGGACCTCCTTACTGATCTCAAATCGGTTGCCGACATCGTAGGGGGAACTCCGTCAGAGCGAGAATACAGTAATCACGGAAAGTATTCGGTGAAGACATACTGCAAGCGATTTGCAGGGTGGAATGCAGCACTACAGGCGGCCGGTTTTGAACCGAACGTCGAAATGAACCTCTCCGAGGAGGCACTCATTTCTGCCTTACAAGAGTTCGCTGAGAAACTGGGTCGACCGCCCACGGTAGATGAGATGGACCGGAGTGGCCCCTACACCTCGGATTCGTACAAGCGAGCGTTTGGAACCTGGAATCGTGCTCTTCGACAGGCTGGGTTGGAAGTCCACTCCGTGTGGAATGTGAGCGAAGAGGATCTAATATCCGAACTCAACAGTCTCGCCGAAGAGCTAGGCCATGTCCCTCGGAAGGATGAGATGCGGAACCAAGGGAAATGGAGTGGAGCAGTCTATCAGGAGCGATTCGGTTCATGGAATGAAGCTCTCCGAGCTGCCGGCTTCGAGCCGAATGAGCGGTGGCGAATCTCACGGGAGGAGTTATTAGCCGAACTGCGGGCAGTCGCGGATGATCTGGGCCACCCACCGACAACGACGGAAATGAACGAACACGGAAAGTTCACCATCGATCCGTATCAGCGTGAATTCGGAACTTGGCGAACGGCCCTTCAAGCGGCCGACCCGGACTATCTAGAAAACTACCGTCAGTCAGATACTGAGACAGTTCCGTTTGGCTCGAACTGGCCACAGATTCGTGAGGAGATCATCACCCGTGACAACGAGTCCTGTCTGCGCTGCGGTATGGGCCGCGAAGCTCACCGCGAGAAGTTCGGACGTGATCTCCCTGTTCACCACCGGATTCCTCGACGCCGGTTCTACAACGACCCAGACCAGTCGGTCGATGATGCAGATGTACCGAGTAACCTGCTGACTCTCTGTATCCCGTGCCATCGCCGCCTCGAACGGCTGCCAGTCCAACCAGTAGTTGACTAA
- a CDS encoding M78 family metallopeptidase domain-containing protein — protein sequence MSTTRDSSVSFDQTDTRSDEMNSTIEQWIDDLVAGVDDAQASEEFQEWLDVQSRFHDYSYRNTLLIKRQCSEASRVAGYRTWQEEFDRHVTEGESAIWIWAPIITTQCPECENSPSYHEESDCGYDETPPEEWSEGLVGFKPAPVFDVSQTEGDPLPDLDTEATGDAGDLVEQLTVAADDLGVTVRIVPAEEWTHGEAKGICEQLSLVDVQPLVEVRDRENEADLARTLIHEYAHALLHFDVDDDTERAKREVEAEAVAYVVGRYCGLDTSGSAFYLAAWESDDPEIVRERLGRISRTAEEIIDALGDNLSHH from the coding sequence ATGTCCACGACCAGAGACTCGTCGGTCTCCTTCGACCAGACCGACACGCGTTCAGACGAGATGAACAGTACCATCGAACAGTGGATCGACGACCTCGTCGCCGGCGTCGACGACGCGCAGGCCAGCGAAGAGTTCCAGGAGTGGCTCGACGTCCAGAGTCGTTTCCACGACTACTCCTACCGGAACACGCTCCTCATCAAGCGGCAGTGTTCCGAGGCGAGCCGGGTGGCGGGCTACCGGACGTGGCAGGAGGAGTTCGACCGCCACGTCACGGAGGGTGAGTCGGCCATCTGGATCTGGGCGCCGATCATCACCACGCAGTGCCCGGAGTGCGAGAATTCGCCGAGCTACCACGAAGAGAGCGACTGTGGGTACGACGAGACGCCGCCTGAAGAGTGGTCCGAGGGCTTGGTCGGGTTCAAGCCCGCGCCGGTGTTCGACGTCTCCCAGACCGAAGGCGATCCGCTTCCCGATCTGGACACGGAAGCGACCGGGGACGCCGGCGACCTCGTCGAACAGTTGACTGTCGCCGCTGACGACCTCGGCGTGACGGTGCGAATCGTTCCAGCCGAGGAGTGGACCCACGGCGAGGCGAAGGGCATCTGCGAGCAGCTGAGTCTCGTCGACGTTCAGCCGCTCGTCGAGGTGCGTGATCGGGAGAACGAGGCCGACCTTGCGCGGACGCTGATTCACGAGTACGCACACGCCCTGCTCCACTTCGATGTCGACGACGACACCGAGCGGGCGAAACGCGAAGTCGAGGCCGAAGCCGTCGCGTACGTCGTCGGGCGCTACTGCGGGCTCGACACGAGCGGGTCAGCGTTCTACCTCGCTGCGTGGGAGTCGGACGATCCCGAGATCGTTCGCGAGCGGCTCGGACGGATTAGTCGGACAGCAGAAGAGATTATCGACGCGCTCGGAGACAACTTATCACACCATTAG
- a CDS encoding SHOCT domain-containing protein, translating into MGEMGGGMGGFGWGPLLWSLLLLSVVFIVGYGVYTRGRAPAPEQSQTDTALSTLRSRYARGELSEEEFEERRRRLEE; encoded by the coding sequence ATGGGCGAGATGGGCGGCGGAATGGGTGGCTTCGGCTGGGGGCCTCTCCTCTGGTCGCTACTCCTACTGAGTGTGGTGTTCATCGTCGGCTATGGGGTCTACACACGCGGGCGGGCTCCGGCTCCCGAACAATCACAGACGGATACTGCATTATCGACGCTTCGCTCCCGATACGCTCGCGGGGAGCTCTCCGAGGAGGAGTTCGAAGAGCGGCGTCGCCGACTTGAGGAGTGA
- the trxA gene encoding thioredoxin, translating to MATDTASGAGTASTNEPLHVDGQSQLDEVVAENDVVLTDFYADWCGPCQMLEPTVETLAAETDATVAKVDVDANQQLASAYGVQGVPTLILFADGEQVEEVVGLQGEDQLRTLIETYTE from the coding sequence ATGGCAACTGATACTGCATCCGGCGCTGGCACTGCGTCCACGAACGAACCGCTCCACGTCGACGGCCAGTCCCAACTCGACGAGGTCGTCGCAGAGAACGACGTCGTCCTCACGGACTTCTACGCCGACTGGTGTGGGCCGTGCCAGATGCTCGAACCGACCGTCGAGACACTCGCCGCCGAGACCGACGCGACCGTCGCAAAAGTCGACGTTGACGCCAACCAGCAACTCGCCTCCGCGTACGGCGTTCAGGGCGTTCCCACGCTGATCCTGTTCGCCGACGGCGAACAGGTCGAGGAAGTCGTCGGTCTCCAGGGCGAAGACCAACTCCGAACGCTCATCGAGACCTACACCGAGTAA
- a CDS encoding helix-turn-helix domain-containing protein produces MPDSMSEQLRSDMECEGLLECFHGLKELDKECFQALVEAEEPLTVDEIADAVDRERSTAYRAIQRLLQTGFIEKNQINYDQGGYYHVYSPTDPSKIADDMQRLLNDWYAKMGQLIQEFETKYEQSETAAPAAES; encoded by the coding sequence ATGCCAGATTCGATGTCTGAACAACTCCGCAGTGACATGGAGTGCGAGGGGCTGCTGGAGTGCTTCCACGGCCTCAAAGAGCTCGACAAGGAGTGCTTCCAGGCGCTCGTCGAGGCCGAAGAACCGCTGACCGTCGACGAGATCGCCGACGCAGTCGACCGCGAACGCTCGACCGCCTACCGGGCTATCCAGCGCCTGCTCCAGACCGGGTTCATCGAGAAGAACCAGATCAACTACGACCAGGGCGGCTACTACCACGTCTACTCGCCGACGGACCCCTCGAAGATCGCCGACGACATGCAGCGGCTGCTCAACGACTGGTACGCGAAGATGGGCCAGCTCATCCAGGAGTTCGAAACCAAGTACGAACAGTCCGAGACTGCGGCCCCGGCCGCCGAAAGCTAA